A single genomic interval of Candidatus Methylomirabilota bacterium harbors:
- a CDS encoding HNH endonuclease signature motif containing protein: MSEDRYVREVDDDALRREKVRARELRQTSWWRRRIATGLCHYCRRAVGAKALTLDHVVPLVRGGRSIRANMVPACKDCNTRKQSLLAWEWQAYLDQLEPPADR, from the coding sequence GTGAGCGAGGACCGCTACGTGCGAGAGGTCGACGACGACGCGCTCCGTCGCGAGAAGGTCCGCGCGCGCGAGCTGCGTCAGACTTCGTGGTGGCGTCGGCGTATCGCGACCGGTCTCTGCCACTACTGCCGACGCGCGGTGGGCGCCAAGGCGTTGACCCTCGATCACGTCGTGCCGCTCGTGCGCGGCGGCCGCTCGATCCGCGCCAACATGGTGCCCGCGTGCAAGGACTGCAACACCCGGAAGCAATCGCTGCTCGCCTGGGAGTGGCAAGCCTACCTCGATCAGCTCGAGCCTCCCGCGGACCGCTAG
- a CDS encoding helix-hairpin-helix domain-containing protein, whose protein sequence is MVTRWLGVVAVAIWCLTGGAAMAEDKPDKPTKVKVDGKDVKVNINEASKTELMKLAGVGPGGAQKIIEYREAHGPFKKAQELEKVDGIGKGVLEKNAGRITVK, encoded by the coding sequence ATGGTGACGCGTTGGCTGGGTGTGGTGGCGGTGGCGATCTGGTGCCTGACTGGCGGAGCCGCGATGGCCGAGGACAAGCCGGACAAGCCGACCAAGGTCAAGGTCGACGGCAAGGACGTGAAGGTCAACATCAACGAGGCGTCGAAGACCGAGCTCATGAAGCTCGCCGGCGTGGGCCCGGGAGGCGCGCAGAAGATCATCGAATATCGCGAAGCCCACGGGCCGTTCAAGAAGGCCCAGGAGCTCGAGAAAGTGGACGGAATCGGGAAGGGTGTTCTGGAGAAAAATGCGGGGCGGATCACGGTGAAGTGA
- a CDS encoding cold-shock protein yields MAQGTVKWFNDAKGYGFIQVEGGEDVFVHYSAIQAQGFKSLAEGDKVEFEVTKGPKGLQASNVRKSA; encoded by the coding sequence ATGGCACAGGGCACGGTCAAGTGGTTCAACGACGCAAAGGGTTACGGTTTCATCCAGGTCGAGGGCGGAGAGGATGTCTTCGTCCACTACAGCGCCATCCAGGCCCAGGGCTTCAAGAGCTTGGCCGAGGGCGACAAGGTCGAGTTCGAGGTAACGAAGGGGCCGAAGGGCCTGCAGGCTTCCAACGTCCGGAAGTCGGCGTAG
- a CDS encoding cold-shock protein — translation MAQGNVKWFNDAKGYGFISQEDGEDVFVHFSAIQAQGFKSLAEGDRVEFEVTRGPKGLQASNVRKV, via the coding sequence ATGGCTCAGGGTAACGTGAAGTGGTTCAACGATGCGAAGGGGTATGGTTTCATCTCACAGGAGGATGGCGAGGACGTGTTCGTGCATTTCAGCGCCATTCAGGCCCAGGGCTTCAAGAGCCTGGCCGAGGGCGATCGAGTCGAGTTCGAGGTAACCCGGGGTCCCAAGGGCCTGCAGGCCTCGAACGTCCGCAAGGTCTAG
- a CDS encoding inorganic diphosphatase: MNPWHDVELGDAIEQHFRCVIEIPKGSKVKYELDKRTGLLWLDRVLHSAVHYPANYGFLPRTYCGDGDPLDVLVLGQEPVVPLCILRARAIGVLTMSDDKGSDDKIIAVHVDDPEYAHYRDSGELPPHRLKEIQRFFLDYKVLENKAVDVEDMRGRPDAERVIRDAMRLYQREVLPGLSASRTSPS; this comes from the coding sequence GTGAATCCGTGGCACGACGTCGAACTCGGTGACGCCATCGAGCAGCACTTCCGCTGCGTGATCGAGATCCCGAAAGGCTCCAAGGTCAAGTACGAGCTCGACAAGCGGACTGGATTGCTCTGGCTGGATCGCGTCCTCCACTCGGCGGTGCACTATCCGGCCAACTACGGGTTCCTGCCGCGGACCTATTGCGGGGACGGCGACCCGCTCGACGTGCTCGTACTCGGCCAGGAGCCGGTCGTCCCGCTCTGCATCCTACGCGCCCGCGCCATCGGCGTCCTCACCATGAGTGACGACAAGGGATCCGACGACAAGATCATCGCTGTGCACGTCGACGATCCCGAGTACGCGCACTACCGGGATTCCGGGGAGCTGCCCCCGCATCGGCTCAAAGAGATCCAGCGATTCTTCCTCGACTACAAGGTGCTGGAGAACAAGGCGGTCGACGTCGAGGACATGCGGGGACGTCCCGACGCCGAGCGGGTGATCCGTGACGCGATGCGACTGTACCAACGCGAGGTCTTGCCGGGTCTCTCGGCCTCTCGGACCAGCCCGTCCTAA
- a CDS encoding rod shape-determining protein, translating into MLISLLAGLFSNDLAIDLGTANTLVYVRGEGIVMNEPSIVAIHQADHSVLAVGHEAKAMLGRTPGNITAIRPLKDGVIADFDVTEKMLHYFINKVHRRRTLVHPRIVIGVPSGITQVEKRAVRDSAMQAGAREVYLIEEPMAAAIGAGLPIQEPGGNMIVDMGGGTTEVAVISLSGIVYSKSVRIAGDEMDEAIVQYIKKHYNLLVGERRAEEIKIKLGSAYPMGGERMTMEVKGRDLIDGIPKTIVVTDEEIREALREPVMAIVDTVRTCLERTPPELAADIVDKGIVLTGGGALLRGLDLLLRQETDLPITVGDDPLSCVALGTGKVLDELELLKKVAIPA; encoded by the coding sequence ATGCTGATTAGCCTTCTCGCCGGGCTGTTTTCGAACGATCTCGCCATCGACCTGGGCACGGCCAACACGCTCGTCTACGTCCGGGGCGAGGGCATCGTCATGAACGAGCCCTCCATCGTCGCCATCCACCAGGCTGACCATTCGGTGCTCGCGGTGGGACACGAGGCCAAGGCCATGCTCGGGCGTACTCCGGGCAACATCACGGCCATCCGGCCCCTGAAGGACGGCGTGATCGCCGACTTCGACGTCACCGAAAAGATGCTGCATTACTTCATCAACAAGGTGCATCGGCGTCGGACGCTTGTGCATCCGCGCATCGTCATCGGGGTGCCATCCGGGATCACTCAGGTCGAGAAGCGCGCGGTGCGCGACTCCGCGATGCAAGCCGGGGCGCGTGAGGTGTACCTGATCGAGGAGCCGATGGCGGCCGCGATCGGAGCCGGGCTGCCCATTCAGGAGCCGGGCGGCAACATGATCGTGGACATGGGCGGCGGCACCACCGAGGTCGCGGTGATCTCGCTGTCCGGCATCGTCTACTCCAAGTCGGTCCGCATCGCGGGCGACGAGATGGACGAAGCGATCGTGCAGTACATCAAGAAACACTACAACCTGCTCGTGGGCGAACGGCGGGCGGAGGAGATCAAGATCAAGCTGGGCTCGGCCTACCCCATGGGCGGCGAGCGGATGACGATGGAGGTGAAGGGGCGCGATCTCATCGACGGGATCCCGAAGACCATCGTGGTGACCGACGAGGAGATCCGGGAGGCCCTGCGGGAGCCGGTGATGGCGATCGTCGACACGGTGCGGACCTGCCTCGAGCGGACTCCGCCCGAGCTCGCGGCCGACATCGTGGACAAGGGCATCGTGCTCACCGGTGGCGGCGCGCTCCTTCGCGGCCTGGACCTGCTCCTGCGGCAGGAGACGGACCTGCCCATCACCGTCGGCGACGATCCGCTGTCCTGCGTGGCGCTCGGCACCGGCAAGGTGCTGGACGAGCTCGAGCTTCTCAAGAAGGTGGCGATCCCCGCCTGA
- the mreC gene encoding rod shape-determining protein MreC codes for MRFRRYGILLAVLLVSLLLLTVQTRGGGTGRAGELVAIAVTPVQSLLVRIHRGALGFWANYIDWKAARRENTVLRGENEQLRVMSLQAGETREENARLRRLLALKSRLPLATLAGEVIGREAGGWVRSLTVNRGRGDGIAQQTPVIVPDGLVGRVVQVHRGAAVIQLLNDPASTVGAVVLRTRTAGLVEGDAGGTVRFKFMARDGSSVAPGDLVVTSGLGTLFPKGLPVGRVVKIEDKGSALFHFAVLAPAVDFSRVEEVLLLTGQTPQDLAALFPTDG; via the coding sequence GTGAGATTTCGCAGATACGGGATCCTGCTCGCGGTGCTGCTCGTGTCCCTACTGTTGCTCACCGTGCAGACGCGCGGGGGCGGCACCGGCCGGGCCGGAGAGCTGGTGGCGATCGCGGTCACTCCCGTTCAGAGCCTGCTGGTTCGCATCCATCGAGGGGCGCTCGGCTTCTGGGCCAACTACATCGACTGGAAGGCGGCCCGGCGCGAGAACACCGTTCTCCGGGGCGAGAACGAGCAACTGCGCGTGATGTCGCTCCAGGCCGGCGAGACGCGCGAGGAGAACGCCCGGCTCCGACGGCTGCTCGCGCTGAAGAGTCGCCTGCCGCTTGCCACCCTCGCCGGCGAGGTCATCGGCCGCGAGGCGGGCGGCTGGGTTCGCTCGCTGACCGTGAACCGCGGTCGCGGGGACGGTATCGCGCAGCAGACCCCGGTGATCGTGCCCGACGGCCTGGTCGGTCGCGTGGTGCAGGTGCATCGGGGTGCCGCGGTCATCCAGCTGCTCAACGACCCCGCCTCCACGGTCGGCGCGGTGGTGCTGCGCACCCGCACCGCCGGGCTCGTGGAAGGTGACGCAGGCGGCACGGTGCGCTTCAAATTCATGGCCCGCGACGGGTCGAGCGTCGCGCCGGGCGATCTGGTGGTGACCTCGGGGCTCGGAACCTTGTTCCCCAAGGGCCTGCCGGTCGGACGCGTGGTGAAGATCGAGGACAAGGGATCAGCGCTCTTCCACTTCGCGGTGCTGGCGCCGGCGGTGGACTTCTCGCGCGTCGAGGAGGTCCTCCTCCTGACCGGCCAGACGCCGCAGGATCTCGCCGCGCTCTTTCCGACGGACGGATGA
- the mreD gene encoding rod shape-determining protein MreD, which produces MVRLLLLLVTIGGGVLQSTVVAVAGLGGITPDVPLILTVLIALRYGPESGCLAGFVAGLMQDATGGGLVGVQALTKGMAGFGMGLLVGRFWVSNPLVQVPGLVLLSVVEGVGRFLLLQMFHYPAAFGDLMLHVILPQALFNGFIGTLCILAEAGVELMRRRSWS; this is translated from the coding sequence ATGGTACGTCTGCTCTTGCTGCTCGTGACGATCGGCGGCGGGGTCTTGCAGTCGACGGTGGTCGCGGTGGCCGGCCTCGGAGGGATCACGCCCGACGTGCCGCTGATCCTGACCGTGCTGATCGCCCTCCGCTATGGCCCGGAGTCGGGATGTCTGGCTGGCTTCGTGGCCGGCCTCATGCAGGATGCGACCGGGGGCGGGCTCGTGGGCGTGCAGGCGCTGACCAAGGGAATGGCCGGCTTCGGCATGGGCCTGCTCGTGGGCCGGTTCTGGGTCAGCAATCCGCTCGTGCAGGTGCCCGGGCTCGTGCTGCTCAGCGTGGTGGAAGGCGTCGGGCGGTTCCTGCTCCTGCAGATGTTCCACTATCCGGCGGCCTTCGGCGACCTGATGCTCCACGTGATCCTGCCCCAGGCCCTGTTCAACGGCTTCATCGGCACGCTGTGCATCCTCGCCGAGGCCGGTGTCGAATTGATGCGGAGACGCTCGTGGAGCTGA
- the mrdA gene encoding penicillin-binding protein 2, which produces MELKSVPPNRREAWGRRILALAIVCSLGFLALMGQLWYLQVLEGGRMHELSEKNRIRIRPVAAPRGILFDRNGLALVDNRPAFTLSVIPRELEDRDSVVARLSVLLKIPAGELMDALERVAPDSIRPVRVRRGLTLEDVTKVEERKLELPGVIVEVEPQRTYPTSTFAAHLLGYVREVSDEQMKQGRYRRGDMIGQSGLERLLDEYLRGRDGGERIEVDAYGRPVQVMRREEPDPGAQVITTIDRRIQEAAEQAMAGKAGSVIVMDPRNGDVLAMTSSPAFPLDRLTGNVERDEWLRLVRDPMTPLMNRALQGQYPPASVFKIIVAAAGLQEGSLTPMDRIYCNGEFNLGNWTFKDWKPGGHGHLDMNGAIAQSCDIFFYQAGLKVGGETMARYAHAFGLGAPTGIDLGGERFGLVPFTPSQRARLKRPWQAGDTVNMSIGQGQLLVTPLQIARMMAAVANGGILWKPRLVQRVERADGSLAYSASSKMTERVELSPVVWAFLRHALAAVVKDGTGALARVPGVDIAGKTGTAQTIAKSDSSKGQDHAWFASFAPAADPQYVVVVLVERGGKGGQVAAPIARQIYEAIFLQKVAQVTFGESG; this is translated from the coding sequence GTGGAGCTGAAGTCGGTGCCGCCCAATCGGCGCGAGGCGTGGGGCCGCCGGATCCTGGCCCTGGCCATCGTCTGCTCCCTGGGGTTCCTCGCCCTGATGGGCCAGCTCTGGTACCTCCAGGTGCTGGAGGGCGGACGGATGCACGAGCTGTCGGAGAAGAACCGGATCCGGATCCGCCCGGTGGCCGCTCCGCGCGGCATCCTGTTCGACCGCAACGGGCTCGCCCTCGTGGACAACCGACCGGCCTTCACCCTGTCGGTGATCCCCCGAGAGCTCGAGGACCGCGACTCGGTCGTAGCCCGGCTCTCCGTGTTGCTGAAGATCCCGGCGGGCGAGCTGATGGATGCGCTCGAGCGCGTGGCGCCGGACTCGATCCGTCCGGTGCGGGTCCGACGCGGGCTGACCCTGGAGGACGTCACCAAGGTCGAGGAGCGCAAGCTCGAGCTGCCCGGCGTCATCGTGGAAGTCGAGCCCCAGCGGACGTATCCCACCAGCACCTTCGCGGCGCACCTGCTCGGATACGTCCGCGAGGTGAGCGACGAGCAGATGAAACAGGGCCGCTACCGTCGCGGGGACATGATCGGACAGTCCGGGCTGGAGCGGCTCCTGGACGAGTACCTGCGCGGTCGGGACGGGGGAGAGCGCATCGAGGTCGACGCGTACGGCCGGCCGGTCCAGGTGATGCGCCGCGAGGAACCGGACCCGGGCGCCCAGGTCATCACCACGATCGACCGGCGGATCCAGGAAGCGGCCGAGCAGGCGATGGCGGGCAAGGCGGGCTCGGTGATCGTGATGGACCCGCGGAACGGTGACGTGCTCGCCATGACGTCGAGCCCGGCGTTTCCGCTCGATCGCCTCACCGGAAACGTGGAGCGGGACGAGTGGTTGCGGCTGGTGCGCGATCCGATGACTCCGCTCATGAACCGGGCGCTGCAGGGCCAGTACCCGCCGGCCTCGGTATTCAAGATCATCGTGGCCGCGGCCGGGCTCCAGGAAGGATCGCTCACCCCGATGGACCGTATCTACTGTAACGGCGAGTTCAACCTCGGCAACTGGACCTTCAAGGACTGGAAGCCGGGCGGGCACGGCCACCTCGACATGAATGGCGCCATCGCGCAGTCGTGCGACATCTTCTTCTACCAGGCCGGGCTCAAGGTGGGCGGCGAGACCATGGCCCGCTATGCCCACGCCTTCGGTCTCGGGGCGCCCACCGGCATCGATCTCGGAGGCGAGCGCTTCGGCCTCGTGCCGTTCACGCCGAGCCAGCGGGCCCGCCTCAAGCGCCCGTGGCAGGCTGGCGATACCGTGAACATGTCGATCGGGCAGGGTCAGTTGCTGGTGACGCCGCTGCAGATCGCGCGCATGATGGCGGCCGTCGCCAACGGAGGTATCCTCTGGAAGCCGCGGCTCGTCCAGCGGGTGGAGCGGGCGGATGGCAGCCTCGCCTACAGCGCGTCCAGCAAGATGACGGAGCGCGTGGAGCTGTCGCCGGTGGTGTGGGCGTTCCTGCGCCATGCGCTGGCCGCGGTCGTCAAGGACGGCACCGGCGCGCTGGCCCGCGTGCCCGGCGTGGACATCGCGGGGAAGACCGGTACCGCCCAGACCATCGCCAAGAGTGACTCGTCCAAGGGGCAGGACCACGCGTGGTTCGCCTCGTTCGCGCCCGCCGCGGATCCGCAGTACGTCGTGGTGGTTCTGGTCGAGCGGGGCGGCAAGGGTGGACAGGTGGCCGCTCCGATCGCCCGCCAGATCTACGAAGCGATCTTCCTCCAGAAGGTTGCCCAGGTGACGTTCGGCGAGTCCGGTTGA
- the rodA gene encoding rod shape-determining protein RodA produces MLRLDRRLLQNVDWPLLGAAFFIIGLSVVCLWSLNPGRGISALVWRQLSWVGVGLVGLLVVVSVDYRNLVRFAPALYVVGLGLLLSVFVLGRTVSGARRWIHLGPLTVQPSEVFKLIFVITLAWALTSGRGERLSRAALIGTFVLLGVPFLLVVRQPDLGTALCLVPVLGAILVGLGVRLKVLGGLVLAGVALMPLGWLVLKPYQRDRLLVYLDPFRDPLGTAYNVIQAKIAIGSGQLLGKGVGGATQSRLAFLPERHTDFIFAVFAEMWGFLGCLVLIVAYALLVLRGFEIAAGTREAKGRILALGVTTVFASQILINIGMVTGLLPIVGIPLPLMSYGGSSMVVSLTALGLLLSIRMRQFQ; encoded by the coding sequence ATGCTCCGGCTCGACCGGCGCCTCCTCCAGAACGTCGATTGGCCGTTGCTGGGCGCCGCCTTCTTCATCATCGGTCTCAGCGTCGTCTGCCTCTGGAGCCTCAATCCCGGCCGCGGCATCTCCGCCCTCGTGTGGCGGCAGCTGTCCTGGGTGGGAGTCGGGCTCGTCGGCCTCCTCGTGGTGGTGAGCGTCGACTACCGCAATCTGGTCCGGTTCGCCCCCGCCCTCTACGTGGTTGGGCTCGGCTTGCTGCTCTCGGTGTTCGTGCTGGGCCGCACCGTCTCGGGAGCCCGGCGCTGGATCCATCTCGGGCCTCTGACCGTTCAGCCGTCGGAGGTGTTCAAGCTCATCTTCGTGATCACGCTGGCCTGGGCGCTCACCTCCGGGCGCGGGGAGCGACTCTCGCGCGCCGCTCTGATCGGGACCTTCGTGCTCCTGGGAGTGCCGTTCCTCCTGGTGGTCCGTCAGCCGGACCTGGGGACGGCCCTCTGCCTGGTCCCGGTGCTGGGTGCCATCCTGGTGGGTCTCGGGGTCCGGCTCAAGGTGCTGGGAGGGTTGGTCCTGGCCGGGGTCGCCCTCATGCCGTTGGGCTGGCTCGTCCTCAAGCCCTACCAGCGCGACCGGCTGCTCGTGTACCTCGATCCGTTCCGCGATCCGCTCGGAACGGCCTACAATGTCATTCAGGCGAAGATCGCCATTGGTTCGGGCCAGCTCCTGGGGAAGGGAGTCGGCGGCGCGACGCAGAGCCGCCTCGCCTTTCTCCCGGAGCGGCATACGGATTTCATTTTTGCCGTGTTCGCGGAGATGTGGGGGTTTCTCGGCTGTCTGGTGCTGATCGTGGCCTACGCGCTCCTGGTCTTGCGGGGGTTCGAGATCGCGGCCGGCACTCGCGAGGCGAAGGGCCGCATCCTGGCCCTCGGAGTGACGACGGTATTCGCGTCGCAGATCCTGATCAACATCGGGATGGTGACGGGTCTGCTCCCCATCGTGGGGATCCCGCTGCCGTTGATGAGCTACGGCGGCTCCTCGATGGTGGTCTCGTTGACGGCCCTGGGGCTTCTGCTCTCGATCCGAATGCGGCAGTTCCAATAA
- a CDS encoding Rne/Rng family ribonuclease — protein MGKRIVVNAGVTETRLAVQDGNLLTELYVERADRRSIVGNVYKGVVTNVLPGMQAAFVDIGLSKDAFLYAGDYTANLGVEEHAPDAEDVTADVDVGDAEPEPRREALAPIEEMLRKGQEVLVQVSKEPLGTKGARVTSFVSIPGRYIVYMPQARHVGVSRRIHDDLERDRLRAIVRDLPPPPGGFIVRTVAEGKGQEDLIADIGFLSRLWGQVQSRFESAQAPSLLHEEMDVTFRVVRDLFSPEVDEFLVDSEAAYDKCLQFATSLVPQLAPRVKRWEKDAPIFEATGIEREIDRALRRRVWLKSGGYIVIDHTEALVAIDVNTGKYVGKRDLEETILKINLEAVTEVVRQIRLRDLGGIIIIDFIDMERSEHRDQVFKALKKVLADDKARSNVLEISELGLVEMTRKRVRQSLQSLFCAPCPTCKGSGVVKSDATLAAEIFRKIQAGAGEGNGRDVVIRVHPEMAHHLESSQRDGIERLQALLSRKISVQAVASYHREQYDVTVK, from the coding sequence GTGGGAAAGCGCATCGTCGTCAACGCCGGTGTGACCGAAACGCGTCTCGCCGTTCAGGACGGAAATCTCCTCACCGAGTTGTACGTGGAGCGGGCGGATCGACGCTCCATCGTCGGCAATGTCTACAAGGGCGTCGTCACCAACGTGCTTCCGGGCATGCAGGCCGCCTTCGTCGACATCGGCCTCTCCAAGGACGCCTTTCTCTACGCGGGTGACTACACCGCCAACCTGGGCGTGGAGGAGCACGCGCCCGATGCGGAGGACGTGACCGCGGACGTGGACGTGGGAGACGCCGAGCCCGAGCCCCGACGGGAGGCGCTGGCCCCGATCGAGGAGATGCTGCGCAAGGGCCAGGAGGTCCTGGTGCAGGTCTCCAAGGAGCCGCTGGGCACCAAGGGGGCCCGCGTCACCTCCTTCGTGTCCATTCCCGGGCGCTACATCGTCTACATGCCTCAGGCACGGCACGTCGGAGTCTCCCGCCGGATCCATGACGACCTCGAGCGTGATCGGCTGCGCGCCATCGTCCGGGATCTGCCGCCCCCGCCAGGCGGCTTCATCGTGAGAACGGTCGCCGAGGGCAAGGGGCAGGAGGACCTCATCGCGGACATCGGCTTCCTGAGCCGTCTCTGGGGGCAGGTGCAGTCGCGCTTCGAGTCGGCCCAGGCGCCTTCTCTCCTGCACGAGGAGATGGACGTCACCTTCCGGGTGGTGCGCGACCTGTTCTCGCCGGAGGTGGACGAGTTCCTGGTCGACAGCGAGGCGGCCTACGACAAGTGCCTGCAGTTCGCCACGTCGCTGGTGCCCCAGCTGGCTCCGCGTGTGAAGCGGTGGGAGAAGGACGCTCCGATCTTCGAGGCCACCGGTATCGAGCGCGAGATCGACCGGGCGCTGCGCCGGCGCGTGTGGCTGAAGTCGGGCGGCTACATCGTGATCGATCACACCGAGGCGCTCGTCGCCATCGACGTCAACACCGGCAAGTACGTGGGCAAGCGCGATCTCGAGGAGACCATCCTCAAGATCAACCTCGAGGCGGTGACCGAGGTGGTGCGGCAGATCCGGCTGCGCGATCTCGGCGGGATCATCATCATCGATTTCATCGACATGGAGCGTTCTGAGCACCGGGACCAGGTGTTCAAGGCGCTGAAGAAGGTGCTCGCCGACGACAAGGCCCGCTCCAACGTGCTGGAGATCTCGGAGCTGGGCCTGGTCGAGATGACTCGCAAGCGTGTCCGGCAGAGCCTCCAATCGCTGTTCTGCGCCCCGTGCCCGACCTGCAAGGGTAGCGGCGTGGTCAAGTCCGACGCGACCCTGGCCGCCGAGATCTTCCGGAAGATCCAGGCCGGGGCGGGTGAGGGCAACGGCCGCGACGTGGTGATCCGGGTCCATCCCGAGATGGCGCATCACCTGGAATCGAGCCAGCGCGATGGCATCGAGCGGCTCCAGGCCCTCCTGAGCCGAAAGATCTCGGTGCAGGCGGTCGCTTCGTACCATCGTGAGCAGTACGACGTGACCGTCAAGTGA
- a CDS encoding alkaline phytoceramidase: protein MERRTAIGLIGGLGVVAAGGALLAPPIPQDAAYHHLADARAFLGVPNALNVLSNAAFVLVGGLGLRFVLARDVGQAFRDPRERWPYVVVFGGLLLTGFGSAYYHWAPGNARLAWDRLPLAITVMGLLDATISDRVGVRPALRLLGPLVALAVISVWYWHVTEQRGAGDLRLYALVQFYPLAAVPLLLWLLPPRYTRSADLLVAAATYALAKGPELLDGWFFSVTGLVSGHTLKHLLAALAGYWVLRMLEQRRPIPGT, encoded by the coding sequence GTGGAACGGCGGACCGCGATCGGGCTGATCGGAGGACTGGGGGTGGTGGCCGCGGGAGGGGCGCTCCTCGCGCCGCCGATCCCGCAGGATGCGGCCTACCACCATCTGGCCGATGCGCGCGCCTTCCTGGGGGTCCCCAACGCGCTCAACGTGCTGTCCAATGCCGCGTTCGTGCTGGTCGGCGGCCTTGGTCTCCGCTTCGTCCTGGCTCGCGATGTCGGTCAAGCGTTTCGGGATCCCCGTGAGCGCTGGCCCTACGTGGTCGTCTTCGGCGGCCTCCTGCTGACCGGATTCGGGTCCGCCTACTACCACTGGGCGCCCGGCAACGCGCGGCTGGCGTGGGATCGCCTGCCGCTCGCCATCACCGTGATGGGACTGCTCGACGCCACCATCAGCGACCGGGTCGGCGTCCGTCCGGCCCTCCGGCTCCTGGGTCCGCTCGTCGCGCTGGCCGTCATCTCCGTCTGGTACTGGCACGTCACCGAGCAGCGCGGAGCCGGCGATCTCCGCCTCTATGCGCTCGTCCAGTTCTATCCGCTCGCGGCCGTGCCGCTGCTGCTCTGGCTCCTTCCGCCCCGCTACACGCGCAGCGCCGACCTGCTGGTCGCCGCGGCCACCTACGCCCTGGCCAAGGGGCCGGAGCTCCTGGACGGGTGGTTCTTTTCGGTCACCGGCCTGGTGAGCGGACACACGCTCAAGCATCTGCTCGCCGCGCTGGCCGGCTACTGGGTCTTGCGCATGCTCGAGCAACGTCGGCCCATCCCAGGCACGTGA
- a CDS encoding metal-sensitive transcriptional regulator, whose translation MKAKTLGRLRRIEGQVQGIQRMVEEDKDCVDILLQLAAVQGAVEQVRKLLLGHHLESCVVEAVRAGNARDRQKKMDELLDVLARFSAR comes from the coding sequence GTGAAGGCGAAGACCCTCGGTCGGCTGCGGCGTATCGAAGGCCAGGTCCAGGGCATCCAGCGCATGGTCGAGGAGGACAAGGACTGCGTCGACATCCTCCTGCAGCTCGCGGCGGTGCAGGGAGCGGTCGAGCAGGTCCGGAAGCTCCTGCTCGGCCATCATCTCGAATCGTGCGTGGTGGAGGCGGTGCGTGCCGGCAACGCCCGGGACCGGCAGAAGAAGATGGACGAGCTCCTCGACGTCCTCGCGCGCTTCTCCGCCCGCTAG
- a CDS encoding YHS domain-containing protein, which translates to MAKDPVCHMDVEPKTAAAQSTYQGETYYFCAVGCKTKFDADPGKYAGK; encoded by the coding sequence ATGGCCAAGGACCCGGTGTGTCACATGGACGTGGAGCCCAAGACGGCGGCGGCGCAGTCGACGTACCAGGGCGAGACCTATTACTTCTGCGCGGTGGGCTGTAAGACCAAGTTCGACGCCGATCCGGGGAAGTACGCCGGCAAGTGA